Proteins encoded together in one candidate division WWE3 bacterium window:
- a CDS encoding transglutaminase domain-containing protein translates to MTNSKPETTSDEITLGLTEGEQTKVTERIQKLADSLTGDGLEFLMNASEYLQRNSVSNGTEQKLRSDKSFVFPDLFERTADEILQPCPKLKDNKPLIKGCTDRGKVFRALCVAKGIPAVFVDTLDANYLEAIKSAGQIIEPKRGHVFIDVCVDGEWHTVNPGFNEPILQYSNYWSWSRFSRLRLPQYPRIQKLVAKST, encoded by the coding sequence ATGACGAACTCTAAACCTGAAACTACTTCTGATGAAATAACACTGGGTCTAACCGAAGGTGAACAAACTAAGGTGACAGAAAGAATTCAAAAACTGGCTGACAGCCTTACCGGTGATGGTCTAGAATTTTTGATGAACGCCTCCGAGTATCTTCAGAGAAATAGTGTCTCCAATGGCACAGAGCAAAAACTTAGATCAGACAAATCCTTTGTTTTTCCTGACCTATTTGAAAGAACAGCCGATGAAATTTTACAACCTTGCCCAAAGCTCAAAGACAATAAGCCGTTAATTAAAGGCTGCACCGACAGAGGTAAGGTATTTCGAGCCCTGTGTGTAGCCAAAGGCATTCCTGCTGTTTTTGTGGATACTTTGGACGCTAACTACCTGGAGGCAATAAAAAGTGCGGGACAAATAATCGAACCAAAGCGAGGCCATGTTTTTATTGACGTTTGTGTTGATGGGGAATGGCACACGGTTAACCCTGGTTTTAATGAACCGATTCTGCAGTACAGTAATTATTGGTCGTGGTCTCGATTCAGCCGACTTAGGTTACCGCAGTACCCCAGAATTCAGAAGCTGGTTGCAAAATCAACTTAG
- a CDS encoding recombinase family protein yields the protein MKAITISRVSTEEQKEAGNSLPAQTARLEKYCQSKGFEIFKTFSFDESAYKESRSEFDRILDFVLGQKEKAAVCFDKVDRLSRNIFDKRVSQLYDKAIAGQIELHFVSDGQVITDQISAVEKFQFGMSLGLAKYFSDAISDNVKRATEQKLRKGEWPGKARFGYVNFRGQDCKADIYVHTFNSGYVQKAFELYATKAYSMDLLRQKLKDDYGLDWSKSFLDNILKDTFYYGVMLWKGKSYNHHYAPIISKELFDRVQQVKAEFNKKRFKYAGKPYFYRGLIRCAHCGLAVTPEKHKGIVYYHCTQYKGKHGAQWLTEANITEQLGSLFKRLQVPQYVVDQIVEALRTNHASKSEFREEQVRALTQERETYAKRRESLYMDKLDGRITDDEYDKYYQSFRDKMTELDARISQFAEADDNYYVTAKAILDLTNKAHDLFTSSEVVEKRQIVKLVLSNLRLDGKELRYDVVNPFDKILSYSDSKLWYRLGDSNP from the coding sequence ATGAAAGCAATAACCATCTCTCGTGTTAGCACAGAAGAACAAAAGGAAGCGGGTAATTCATTACCTGCGCAAACAGCTAGACTGGAAAAGTATTGCCAGTCTAAAGGCTTTGAGATCTTTAAAACGTTTAGCTTTGACGAAAGTGCTTATAAAGAAAGCAGATCTGAGTTTGATCGCATTTTAGACTTCGTACTAGGGCAAAAAGAGAAAGCCGCTGTCTGCTTTGACAAGGTCGATCGGTTATCCAGAAACATTTTCGATAAACGAGTCTCACAGCTCTACGATAAGGCTATAGCTGGGCAAATTGAGTTGCACTTCGTGTCTGATGGGCAGGTTATTACGGACCAGATTTCTGCGGTCGAGAAGTTTCAATTTGGGATGAGCTTAGGCTTAGCTAAGTATTTTTCTGATGCCATTAGCGACAACGTTAAGCGAGCTACCGAACAGAAGCTACGCAAAGGCGAGTGGCCAGGTAAGGCTAGGTTTGGCTACGTAAACTTTAGGGGGCAAGACTGTAAGGCTGATATTTACGTTCACACCTTCAATTCAGGTTATGTCCAGAAAGCCTTTGAGCTGTATGCCACTAAAGCCTATTCGATGGACCTGCTACGTCAGAAGTTAAAAGATGATTATGGATTAGACTGGTCTAAAAGCTTTCTCGACAACATTCTTAAAGACACGTTCTACTACGGTGTGATGCTCTGGAAAGGAAAATCCTACAATCATCACTATGCTCCGATTATTTCCAAAGAATTATTTGATCGGGTACAACAGGTAAAGGCTGAGTTTAACAAGAAGCGCTTCAAATATGCTGGTAAACCCTATTTTTACAGAGGTTTAATCCGTTGCGCCCATTGTGGCCTCGCTGTGACCCCAGAAAAGCATAAGGGTATTGTTTATTACCATTGCACTCAATATAAGGGCAAACATGGTGCTCAATGGCTAACCGAAGCTAACATAACTGAACAGCTGGGATCATTATTCAAGCGCCTACAGGTCCCACAGTACGTCGTAGACCAGATTGTAGAAGCATTAAGGACCAACCATGCTAGCAAGTCCGAATTCAGGGAAGAACAAGTTAGGGCTTTGACTCAAGAACGTGAAACTTACGCCAAACGACGAGAAAGTTTATACATGGATAAGCTGGATGGGCGTATTACTGACGATGAGTATGACAAATATTATCAGTCCTTTCGGGATAAGATGACGGAACTGGATGCTCGTATAAGCCAGTTTGCAGAAGCCGATGATAACTACTATGTTACGGCTAAAGCCATACTGGACCTCACAAATAAGGCTCACGACCTTTTTACGAGTTCTGAAGTTGTGGAAAAACGGCAAATTGTGAAGCTGGTACTATCGAACCTTAGGCTCGATGGTAAAGAACTGCGGTATGACGTGGTAAATCCCTTTGATAAGATCCTCTCGTACTCTGATAGTAAACTCTGGTACCGCCTAGGGGATTCGAACCCCTGA
- a CDS encoding DUF262 domain-containing protein produces the protein MKTILKTNITVKDICEGFVYNVLEGKGLFGLSGKLTIQPEYQRNYIYASDGGKREMAVIESVLKGYPIGLIYFNRVSENNLEVLDGQQRITSLGRFVTDKFAIVDENGLQQNFGGMAKDKKDKILQTKLLIYECEGTESQIKEWFKTINIAGVPLVPQELLNAIYSGQFVTLGKEEFSNSQNANIQKWGAYVKGSANRQAFFERALDWVSKGNIDDYMSSHRNDKNISELKKYFNSVIDWISSVFTDVESEMCGLEWGRFYEEYHKKAYDPAKVSKDVRKLYGDPYIKNRKGIFEYILGGATDTKLLEVRIFDEATKRSTYEAQTAIAKKKGVSNCSHCEIGHDANKDKIWSIADMDADHVSAWSKGGKTMLNNCEMLCKTHNRAKGNR, from the coding sequence ATGAAAACAATTTTAAAAACTAATATCACTGTTAAAGATATTTGCGAAGGGTTCGTCTATAACGTGCTTGAAGGCAAGGGTTTGTTTGGTTTATCTGGCAAGCTGACTATTCAACCAGAATACCAACGCAATTATATTTATGCGTCTGACGGTGGTAAAAGAGAAATGGCCGTCATTGAATCCGTCCTCAAGGGGTATCCAATAGGACTGATTTATTTTAATAGGGTTTCTGAAAATAATCTGGAAGTTTTGGACGGACAACAGCGAATTACCAGTCTTGGACGATTTGTGACCGACAAATTTGCTATCGTGGATGAAAATGGTTTGCAACAAAATTTTGGTGGTATGGCAAAAGACAAAAAAGATAAAATATTGCAAACCAAACTTCTCATTTATGAATGCGAAGGAACAGAAAGCCAAATAAAAGAATGGTTTAAGACGATCAACATTGCCGGTGTTCCACTCGTCCCGCAAGAGTTATTAAATGCTATTTATTCTGGGCAATTCGTTACTCTAGGGAAAGAGGAGTTTAGCAACAGCCAAAATGCCAATATTCAAAAATGGGGTGCATACGTAAAGGGCAGTGCAAACCGGCAAGCTTTTTTTGAGAGAGCTTTAGATTGGGTGAGTAAAGGGAATATCGATGATTACATGAGCAGTCATCGCAACGACAAAAACATCAGTGAGTTGAAAAAATATTTCAACAGTGTGATCGATTGGATCTCTAGTGTATTTACTGATGTAGAAAGCGAGATGTGCGGACTCGAGTGGGGACGATTCTATGAGGAGTACCACAAGAAAGCTTATGATCCTGCAAAAGTATCTAAGGATGTACGAAAGCTCTACGGTGACCCATATATAAAAAATCGGAAAGGTATTTTTGAGTATATTCTCGGTGGAGCTACTGACACAAAATTGCTTGAGGTTCGAATATTTGACGAAGCGACCAAAAGATCTACTTACGAAGCCCAAACTGCTATCGCAAAGAAAAAAGGTGTTTCAAACTGCTCTCACTGTGAGATTGGACACGATGCAAACAAAGACAAGATTTGGAGTATTGCGGATATGGACGCCGACCACGTATCAGCTTGGAGTAAAGGGGGCAAGACAATGCTTAATAATTGCGAGATGTTGTGTAAGACACACAATCGAGCAAAAGGTAACCGATGA